A genomic segment from Echeneis naucrates chromosome 20, fEcheNa1.1, whole genome shotgun sequence encodes:
- the adcyap1a gene encoding adenylate cyclase activating polypeptide 1a, which produces MSSKATLALLIYGIIMHYSVHCSPVGLSFPSVRLDSEVYDEDGNSLPSLDYDRDQMDVRSPQSVDDVYTLYYPPEKRTERHADGMFNKAYRKALGQLSARKYLHSLMAKRVGGGKAEEDSSEPLSKRHSDGIFTDSYSRYRKQMAVKKYLAAVLGKSLEDIGIHHILQDIDFDAFPDGDEFEAFLGDWLKQFSPEFPDL; this is translated from the exons ATGTCTAGTAAAGCGACTTTAGCCTTACTCATCTATGGAATCATAATGCATTACAGCGTCCACTGCTCACCTGTGGGGCTTAGCTTTCCCAGTGTTAG ACTTGACAGTGAGGTTTATGATGAGGATGGAAATTCCCTACCGTCCCTGGATTACGACAGAGACCAGATGGACGTGAGAAGCCCTCAGTCAGTCGACGACGTCTACACTTTGTATTACCCACCAGAGAAAAG AACGGAAAGGCATGCAGACGGCATGTTTAATAAAGCCTACAGGAAAGCGCTGGGTCAGTTATCAGCCAGGAAATATCTGCATTCTCTGATGGCAAAACGTGTAGG CGGGGGTAAGGCGGAGGAGGACAGCTCAGAGCCCCTGTCCAAGCGACACTCAGACGGGATCTTCACAGACAGCTACAGCCGCTACCGAAAGCAAATGGCAGTCAAGAAATACCTGGCAGCAGTCCTTGGGAAAAG CCTTGAAGACATAGGTATTCACCATATCCTACAAGACATAGACTTTGATGCCTTCCCGGACGGGGATGAGTTTGAGGCTTTTTTGGGAGATTGGCTGAAACAGTTCTCTCCCGAATTTCCG GATTTGTGA